CGAATTCTATGTCCATGTTTTGCATTTCTAAGTATTGTGTTGTGCAACTAGTTAGAATAAGAATTGTCAATACAAGTAATGCAGTTATTATTTTGCTTTTATTTGTTTGTTTTCCTTTCATTTTCCTGCTTGGATTGCAGTTATACAAACAACATTTATTATGTCGTCTACTTTGCAGCCTCTGCTTAAATCATTGACTGGTTTGTTCAGTCCTTGACTTATTGGACCTATTGCTTTATATCCTGCTAGTCTTTCCACTAACTTGTACGCTATGTTTCCAGAATTTAAGTCTGGAAAAATTAGTATTGTTGAGTTCCCTCTTATTTCAGAATTCGGATTTTTTTGTTTTGCTATCATTGGTTCTATTGCTGCATCTACTTGTATTTCTCCATCTATAGGTATTTCTTTATGGTTTTTTTTAGTAATTTGCACGGCTTTTTTTATTTTTTCTAAACAGGGATGTTTTGCAGATCCTTTCGTGCTGAATGAAAGAAATGCTACTCTTGGAATAATATTTAGTTGTTTTGCTGATCTTATAGTTTCTGTTGCTATTTCTGCTAGCATTTCTTCATCAGGGTCTATATTTAACGCGCAATCTGTGAATAAAAATGATTTTTTTTCTTCTGCCATCAAAAAATATGTGGATGCTTTTTTGTTTTTTTTTCCTATTATTTTAAATGCTGTTTTGTAAAGTTCCGCTGTTGTAATTGTTGCCCCACCTACTAATCCGTCTGCTTTTTCTTGTTTTAGTAATTTTAGTCCTTCTTCTATTCCTTTTGCTTGTATTACTTTTACTTTTTCTAAGTTTATTTGGTGTATTCTTGCTTTTCTTTCTATGTTTGCTTTGTCCCCAGTCAATATTATGTTTGCTAAATTCATATCCGTTATTTTTTTTGCTGCTTCCAGTATTCTTTGGTCATTGCCTTCTGGCAGAATTATTGTTTTTTGAAGTTTTTTAGCTTTTTCTCTTAATTCTTGTATTATTCTTGGTTCCATATTGTTGCTTGATGAGTGCAGGTATATAAATTTTTATTTATTTTATGCGCATATAATAAAATTTTGCAGCAAAAAATCAAAGAATCTTATAATTTGTTAAAAAAAAATGCTGAAATGAGATTTTTTGATTATTTGTATTGTTTTTTCTTTTAATTTTGTTTTAAGATTGCAATAAATTGTTTTGTGCATTCTTTTTATTTTTAGAAAAAAAGGAGTGCGGGGGAAGGGATTCGAACCCTCGAACACACTAAGTGACAGGATGTCTCATACACGTATGAGTGTCATTTTTGGTGAAGCTTAAGTCCTGCGCATTTGACCAGGCTTTGCTACCCCCGCATTTATGTCTTTTTTCTTTTAGAAACTGGTAATTTATTTATAAAAGTTTGTTTATTTACAACATACTTAATTTTTAACATTTTGAATATTGATTTATTGTTTTTTGATTAGTTGTTTCTATAAGTGTTGTTAGTGAGTAGTCTTGCACCAGTATTTTTGTTTGAATTTCATTTCTTGATCCTT
The Candidatus Woesearchaeota archaeon DNA segment above includes these coding regions:
- the eutD gene encoding phosphate acetyltransferase (in Salmonella this enzyme is required for ethanolamine catabolism; has higher affinity for CoA than Pta), with protein sequence MEPRIIQELREKAKKLQKTIILPEGNDQRILEAAKKITDMNLANIILTGDKANIERKARIHQINLEKVKVIQAKGIEEGLKLLKQEKADGLVGGATITTAELYKTAFKIIGKKNKKASTYFLMAEEKKSFLFTDCALNIDPDEEMLAEIATETIRSAKQLNIIPRVAFLSFSTKGSAKHPCLEKIKKAVQITKKNHKEIPIDGEIQVDAAIEPMIAKQKNPNSEIRGNSTILIFPDLNSGNIAYKLVERLAGYKAIGPISQGLNKPVNDLSRGCKVDDIINVVCITAIQAGK